The Phaseolus vulgaris cultivar G19833 chromosome 10, P. vulgaris v2.0, whole genome shotgun sequence DNA window GAGTCTTCACACGAGAATAAGGTATCATCTGCAAATTGCAACAAGCAGCAGTCTACCTCGTCTCTCCCCACCTTGATACCTCTTAACAAGTCCTCCTTTACAGCTTTACGAACTAAACCCACCAGCTCTTCTGCTACAATGAGAAACAAAAACGGTGTCAGAGGATCTCCTTGCCTCAACCCCCTCGTAGGTCTGAACTCCTCTGTTGGACTACCATTAACCAGGATTGACACTGTAGCCGTCTCCAAACATCCTTTCACCCACTTAATCCACTTGCTATGAAACCCCATCCTTTGTAACATGTCCAGCAGAAAAGTCCACCTAACCGAATCATAGGCCTTTTCAAAGTCTACCTTCAGGCACACCCCACTCTTCCGATTTCTTCGAACCTCTTCAATTACCTCATTTGCCATCATGACATTGTCTAGCATACCCCTATCTTCCAAGAAAGCTGACTGAACATCATCTATAACCAAATGCATGACTTCCTTGATACGGCATGAGAAAACCTTAGTCATTATCTTATAAATAGCTCCCACTAGAGATATAGGTCTGAAGTGCTCAATCAAGACAGGATTCTTCATTTTAGGGATAAGAGCAATAAACGACGCATTGCAGCCCTTTGAAAAGCTCCCAGATTCTTGAAACATGTACACTGCTTCCAAAATATCCTCCTTTAGAGTCTCCCAATTACtcttgataaaattaaaattatagcCATCTGGACCCGGACTTTTTGATCCCTCACACATCCACACTGCAGCCCTGACCTCCTCCTCAGAGAAATCCTCTACCATTTTCAAGCTAGCCACCTCTGGAAGAGTCATGAAATCCACAAGACCAAGCCTAACACCATGATCAGGAGTGGCCTTGAACCTCTGTTCAAACACACGTTTCGCTTCCCTACGCACAGCTTTCGGTTCTTCGCACCACTGATTATCTATTTCAACACGTTTGACTTCGTTCCTGAGCTTCCTCCACCTAATAACAGAGTGATAATACTTGGAATGTGAATCCCCATGCTTTGTCAGAGGATACAGATAAGGCAGGACAAATGGCTTTGTCATGTTATTGATGAAATTTTAATGGTGTAGTTGGAGGTTGATGGAACTATGTTTGAAGAACAAGtgttagtttataaaatatgtgTGGATGATAGGTTAGCTTtggtaatatttttttcctgtTAACAAGcccaatgtttttttttcctttttaactcataatttaaaataaatataaaaaataaaccaatttattttttgttcattTCTATTTGAACATTAAGAAGTAGGAGATAggttaattttatctttttaagcTTTAAAAGTACAAATAGAGGATTCTTAGAACACATTTCAAAATGTATCCATTagattcactacaagaaaatcatgaaataaaaactaatttttagagaccaaaataattagttgcaatagtaactaaattagagaccattttagaaactaaacaaaattttggtttctaaattagtttctattattgttatacagtttttaaattggtatctaattagcaaccattatttttgttaccaaatttagaaactaaacaattggtaattaaaacagtggttgctaattagataccaatttagaaactatttaacaacaatagaaactaatatagaaaccaattttttttttttagtttataagatggtctctaatttagttactattgtaacactacaaaaaattatgtaaataatgacAGTTTTAATATGTCAGTTATTAAAAACCATCATAATTAACAGTATAATACGACATTTAAATAACCGTCacatttcatatttaaaatatgacaTTTTCAACTGTCATTTTATACAACGTGCCTTATTTTTACTTTCACGTTTTTCTCCCTCCATCAGATTTACTTTAATTTTCCCcctaaaaaaattcatttccCACGCTTGTTCAGagtttcaatttttcaaaaccCGTTGATATCCTCTTCCCAAAATCTTTTGCTTCTTCCTCATTCCAAATCTCTAAATTTCTTTCTTCGTTTAACTAAGTCCTTACCCGCTTCACCATAACCCGTTTTTCGTCAACCTCTTCTCACGCGCCACATCAATGCTCAACCAGGTCTTTGTTCTCTCCCTTTATTCCCAATTGAATTGCACGATTCTATTTTTGTTCAATTCAATTTCATTTCGTTTGTTCTTATTCCAATCAGGCACTTCTTCCGTCAAAAAGAGGATCAAAGATGTCGTGCGAATTGCTAACGACCACGAGCGAGAGGAGATTCAGACCTATCTCAAGGTATCTTAGATTTTTTCCTTGCATTCAACGATATCAATCAAATCCATTTATATAACATATCAACTTTTAAATGAACACATACATATGTGGAAGCTGTTAATTTTTACAGTGATTGAGAAAATACCATAGGCAAAAAATTTTGGTCACTTGAAGTCTTTGCATTAGCTATGTCTTGATTCAATTCTTCCACCTTTTGCTTTAACTCTTGGATATACTCTGACGCTTCTATTATGATTGAGGTTTTGTTTAGCTGCCACCACCCATCAAAAGAACCAGAACTATCAGGTAATTCACCATCTCAAAGCACACCATGTAATTGATAACAAGTATGTGCTTCAATCGAAATAATCATAACAAACGCATTACATAGAAGACAATGCAGATAGCACAAACTGTGTGGAAGATTAAGTAACTAAGGTATTGAAGAATCCTTGGTATTCAACAACAGATAAAGAATGGAGGTTGTCcctttaattctttattttcttgcaggATGGAAAAATAGAAGCAGAGGTCAAGCTCACAGGAATTCTCTGCTTAGGAGAATTACAACCAGGTGAAGTTCTGGTTGCATAGATTTAGTTCTGACTTTAATATACATAATCTGGTACATGTTCCATAGCACTGAATATATGTGGTATTGAGTTGTAGGGTCAAACCAGAGGTAGATTCTCTGTTCTCTGTCACCTTTGCCTCTTGTGAACACATTTGTTCTGGCTTTAATTGGAGATTTAGATGGAAAATCATGGTTGGCAACTATGGATTTGTATTGTACTTCTCAGAGTGTGATCAAACCTTGTAAGCCTATGAACTTAGTTCGTTCATATGCTTCAGTTGTGTCGTTGAATGGTGGAATTTATGTTTTTGGTGGTGGAAATGGTTATATTTGGTATGACACAAGTATGAGTAGCTGTGCTTTTCAATTAGTTATATTTTGGAATGAGATGAAGTTTTGATAACCCTTTTATCTTCTATCTGTGCAGTTGAATCATACAACCCTGTTCATGATAACTGGACCATGCACCCTTCTTTGAACCAGAAGAAAGGAAGCTTGTCTGGTACTGCTTTAGATTGAAAAATTTGTTGTCGGTGGCGGCAATGGAGTTGATTGCTTTTCAGATGTTGAGATGCTTGATTTAGATAATTGAGGGTGGATCCCTACACGCTCAATGCTAAAAAAGGTAAAATGGACAATTAAATGGTCAATATCATGTGACTTCATCAACAATTCTGGATTTCACTCTTATTTGTAAGATTTAATTACCTAATTCATCATAATCAAGGAAAGTGGTTAATTTTGTTGATATCATAAGTTTGTCCTAATATCGTTGTTTTGAGAGACAACATATGGTGCTTATGATACTCCCTATCATTTTTTACCTTTTAGCAGTACTGCCAAAATGGACAGACTATAatctatataaattattttgctAAGCATCCCTTTGATGGTTTATTTTAGCACTCCGTGACCCCTTTCTTTCACTTTTTGTTGCAATTGTATATTGCGGGCGTATTAATTTTTGTGAATATTAACTGCAGACAATGACAACTTTCATGCCGCCTCCACCAGCACTACATTTCTTGTATTTCATCCTCAAGACAACAATATTATTGCCATTGGCATGGATGACTCTTCCATACAAATCTATAATGTTCAAGTGGATGAGGTAGTATTCAATTCATAATAAAGATTATAGCTGTCGGTTAAGTTTCATAAATTagtgaattttaaaaattgatattagCCTCTCCTCCCCCCTCCCACTCACTTTGCATAAAGATATCAGTTTTGGTTTCATGCATTGttggtatttttttaaaaatggcatttaccttttttcttgtttaatttGTTTTCATCTAGGTCAAAACCAAGCTAAAAGTTCATCAAGAAGAGAATCACTGGTCTTTTGATTTGTATC harbors:
- the LOC137819484 gene encoding uncharacterized protein isoform X3, yielding MLNQALLPSKRGSKMSCELLTTTSERRFRPISSCHHPSKEPELSGWKNRSRGQAHRNSLLRRITTRVKPESVIKPCKPMNLVRSYASVVSLNGGIYVFGGGNGYIC
- the LOC137819484 gene encoding uncharacterized protein isoform X1; this encodes MLNQALLPSKRGSKMSCELLTTTSERRFRPISSCHHPSKEPELSGWKNRSRGQAHRNSLLRRITTRVKPEVDSLFSVTFASCEHICSGFNWRFRWKIMVGNYGFVLYFSECDQTF
- the LOC137819484 gene encoding uncharacterized protein isoform X6; this translates as MLNQALLPSKRGSKMSCELLTTTSERRFRPISRFCLAATTHQKNQNYQDGKIEAEVKLTGILCLGELQPGSNQS
- the LOC137819484 gene encoding uncharacterized protein isoform X5: MLNQALLPSKRGSKMSCELLTTTSERRFRPISSCHHPSKEPELSGWKNRSRGQAHRNSLLRRITTRVKPELNHTTLFMITGPCTLL
- the LOC137819484 gene encoding uncharacterized protein isoform X2 — translated: MLNQALLPSKRGSKMSCELLTTTSERRFRPISSCHHPSKEPELSGWKNRSRGQAHRNSLLRRITTRVKPEVDSLFSVTFASCEHICSGFNWRFRWKIMLNHTTLFMITGPCTLL
- the LOC137819484 gene encoding uncharacterized protein isoform X4 yields the protein MIEVLFSCHHPSKEPELSGWKNRSRGQAHRNSLLRRITTRVKPEVDSLFSVTFASCEHICSGFNWRFRWKIMVGNYGFVLYFSECDQTF